In Rutidosis leptorrhynchoides isolate AG116_Rl617_1_P2 chromosome 6, CSIRO_AGI_Rlap_v1, whole genome shotgun sequence, the DNA window ggagagtcttgtgtgaagcgtattgtcgcctacacaaacggcagacgagttcaaagacatcgacgtctactcagagccagtagactaagtgcgttttcacaagcgaaagttcaaagggtaacacctatttatcgtatgcaagattcaaccgctgAAATTTAATAGGAAGATAGTTGTTACTAAGAagcgatctccattcatgtgggggattgttgaaaaatttggttgaAAAAGTATGTTCCACCAATTTTTGGacacaaattaatatataataaagtgatatatattaacacctatttagtgggttttgtagccactaatgagagctttaaaaacgaactaaagtgtgtccaaaaacgggttaatggtgaatgagatatcgcgtcTCAAAGTTGTTAGTTTAAGTGCAAAGTAAGAAAATATTTGATTTATCAACCAAGTATTTTGTAAATCTTTTCTTAGATTTTGTCAATCTTTTCTTTTCCTTCTAAGATCCTAAAAGATTTGACTTGTGATTTTGTAAATCTTTTGTTATCAATTTAGATTATGTTTGCACTATAAATACCATACTTTGGTATTTAGAAAATATGAATCAACTAACAAACACCTTTCCATAACCTTGGAGCTTCTTCTTCTACAACTTCGGTCACCCCGCTTCCGGTTACCTTTCAGACAAGTGTTCAAGTCCGGtagtacgctgcttcggaccggtgtaccctgggaacagacgtcgaatctgtttaagggaattgtgtcaaacacaagcccggttcaaccttcaattcggttagatcgttctatctttTCATTCTTATTATGATTACATGATCGTTATATGAATATTATGTTTGTGTAATCTATATGTTTCAGTTTCGTATATGCAAATATTCCTACATTTTGACGGCTTGTAACCATGCTGGATTTGTCAATCTTGGGATTAAGTACTTTGACTTGATGCAAAAAGACTACATGATCAAACCCAAGCCCGATCACTATACTTGTATGGTTGATCTTCTTGGTCGAGCAGGTAAGCTTCTTGATGCTTTAGAAATTATAAAAAGTATGCCTTTTAAGCCCTATCCGGCTATTTTTGGAACCCTTTTAGGCGCATGTAGGGTCCACAAGAACTTAGAACTAGCTGAATATGCTGCTAGGAATTTGCTCGATTGTGACGCGTCAAGTGCAGCAGCATACGTTCAACTTGCTAATGTATATGCAGCCATGAGTAAATGGGATTCTGTTTCTAAGGTTAAAAGATTAATGAAGGATAATAAAGTTATAAAGTTTCCCGGGTATAGTGGGATTGAAATAAAGAATTGTGTACACGAGTTTAGATCAGGAGATAGAATTCATCCCTAATTGGGATTAGTTCATGAAAAATTGAACCAATTGGAGAAGAAAATGAAACTAGCAGGGTATGTTCCTGTTCTTGAATTTGCATTACATGATGTGGGTGATAAACAAAAGGAAAAACTTTTGCTATGGCATAGTGAGAAATTGGCGATTGCGTATGGTTTGATTAAAATGGCAATAGGGGTTCCAATTCGGGTTTTCAAGAATTTAAGGGTTTGTGGTGATTGTCATGAGGCTACCAAATATATATCCGCAATAGAGGAAAGCGAAATCATCATGAGAGATAACTCGCGGTTTCATCATTTTAAGGATGGAAAATGCTCTTGTGGTGATTATTGGTGAACTTGAAGCTTACAACTTCCTCTGTTTGTTCGCCTTTCAAGCCACCCAAGTTCAGATATCAATGAGCGGGAAGGGCCCGAGCGTTGCTGCAGGAAATGGTTAAGCTTTATGCCTAAAACCTTTGTAAAAAATATGTCAGAAAAATGACCAGAATACCCTCACCGGTGATCAGTAAAAcctgggcattttggtcatttaacGATGGTCATTTTTAGTATGTCGAAGTAATATGATGATTTAACCGTTGCAAACAGATTAATGATTATTGGCAATCCGAAAATTATCAATGTTACAACAAAAGATGGTAAAATGGACAGGGGAGCTCTTACTATTTATTTTCATAGACTATTACATATGCTTTACTCTATTAAAAAACATTACtggtttatgaaaaaaaaaaaaaacattacatttGCTGCCACATCATCACACAGGCTTCCTTCCTGTCCGAAAATGAAAAGGATATTTTTTCATTCTTTAAATCTTAGTTTGCAGTAATGGCTCAAATTCAAAGTTGGTATGTTCCAACATTGTTCCGAGCCTAACCAACTTAGGGACAAGTACGTTGTCCCTAATTGCACAAACCACTGGGTTCTCTGACTGCAAAACAGCACCAAACAAGTTAGCCTTTATAGTTATTGAAAAGATTCGAGACCATCTCTCATTTTCGTACGACCTCATGGCATTTTCAATGACTGTTGGTCCAGCCTTAAGTGCAGGTGCGAGCTTTTCCACTAGAATGAGGGCATCTTCTAAAGCACTACAAGCACCCTGACCAAGATTAGGAGTCATTGGGTGCCATGCATCACCAACCAGAACGACCCCACCTGATGATGCCCGTGGGCTCAGTCCTGGCCACAACCACCGGTCAGCTATTGGGGTCCGGATTATAGTGTCGTCTGGGGTGGCGTCAATTATATTTTGCAACTCCGAGGGCCATTTCTTGATTAGTTCCTTGGTTTGGTTCTTTAAGACTAATGGATCGGTAATCCTTGGACCTGCAAGCTTACATTTACACAACTATTAGAATAACCAAGACTGACTAGATAGAAGGGTAGTATGGGTTTGgtgatgggtcaaaatgggttaggGTTCAAACGGGTCCTTTTTTGTATGTGTTGAGACTGGCCAAATTTTATTCCATTTGTTAAAAGTTATCTAGTCACTAATCATGATTACAAAGACAATTCGTGTAGTAATGAGAACTTGAATCTTTGAGTAGAAACTATATTTTAGGACGTATGCATCAAATATAGACGAGCGACTTTAAATCCAACTGACCCAACCCATTCGGACACATATGAACCACTCCCTTTCACATAAAACAGAACCCAAGTTGGCTCATTCATAATAAATGGGTCACAAGTCATTTTCTTAAGTGTAAAAAGACTAAACTACCCTTTATATAGTGGCGTCGTACCTGGTTCAGGGCTATTGAAGATCACGAACCAATAAACTTTTGTTTTTGAAGCTGGGGCAAAGCCGGCACGTACACCTTGCCCATAAATGTAAGTTACCCGCCGCACATATGGTTGTCCATTAGGGTAGTCTGCAAGCCCACGAAACGCACAATATCCCACATAGTTAGGCTCCGAAAATCCCATCCATTTAGCCACCGAAGAACGAACTCCGTCACATCCAATTACCACCTGTTGATATAATGTTAAACAATTGGTTAGCTCTAATTtacattatattttaacacatgaaATTTGTTCTTTCTGCAGGGTGTTCAAAACAAGTATCTACCTTGGATGATATCTTAGTACCATTAGCAAGTTCTAGCAAAGTTTCGCCATTTTCATGTTTTTCAATCTTCGCCAACTTTGAAGAGTAAGAAATGGAATCTGCCGGTAGTTTTTTAGCCAAAGTTTCCAAAAGGATTCCTCTTTCAACTGTACGAACCTCTTGACTGTTCACATATGCACCAAATACAGATTTTGGTGACATAAacatgaaattgatatatatatagaaaatgatGCTATTAATATTCGTACGTTGGATCATCTTCTTTAAATTCGAATGAGCGTAACACTCTTTCTGAATCTGTTTTCATCTCCATCCTGCACCGTTGATTTCATGAAAACATTCAAACAGGGAAGCAACATCAAAATCAAGCCCAAATTTACAAGATCATAGAGGTAACTTAAACAGTGTTTTGTACGGAGTATGATATAGTAATTCAAAGAGAAGTGTTAAATTACAAACATACCCTTGAACCTCAAAGTATTGAGATCTAAGTTCATCACCAACTCCCATTTCATCCAAAATCTTCCAACCATTCTTGAACAAAGTCAGTGAAGTTCCTCCTGTTCGCAATGTCTCCGCCTGCTCCAGCACCAACGATCCGACCCCTAATCTTTACACGATAAAAAACTCTCAACGTAAGTAATAAAATTTCTTgatatctttttttttatataaacaaaaaaaaaacataaaaaaaaaaaaaaaaaaaaaaaaaaaaaaaaaacttgtttaAAGAAACTGCTGTGGCGAGGCCTGCGATTCCAGCTCCTACAATGACGATTTCTTCTTTTCGGATATCCGATTGTGCACTGTTGATTGTTAGAGAACCTCGTTTGAATGTTTTTCGGTAATTTTTTCGAGGGTTATTGGTGAGCTGAGTAGCAATGGTTTGTTGATGAAGACATGGAGTGTGAAAAATTAAGAAAGATGAAGAGATTGTAGCCATTTTTGTGAGTGTGTTTTGGGATGATGTTTCAGAGATGAAAACTGAATCATGAAACCTGAatcatgtgtgtgtgttttgtgatcCCACTGAATTGAGTGGTGGAGAAGTTAACCATGTGAGGAGTGGGGTTCTCCCCGGGAAAATTTATAACCACAAATAACCGAACAATGATTGTTAGTAATTTGTTAGTAGTTAAATTTACTATAAAAAGATGTAATTTTAAATACAGGTCATACAGCTATAGATTTTACAGttcaaataaattttaaaaattgtgTTACGAACAGTACATGCATAAAATATTCGCGTCACGCATGCATACAATATGCGCATCACACATGCATATAATATGACGTAGTTTCTAATCATTACATGGATGCGTCATGATTCCATTCGAACCTAAATGAGATTTTCAAACGAGATAGATTCGGGTTTCCATTTTGAAACCCTAGATCTACTTCAACAGTACCCGGATATAGCCAAAACACGTTGTTTCACGAGATTCAAGATCTAAGAACCCTAATTTCAATTGCAAATACTAACTTCAAAATCGAACGAAACAAGCGATAATAATCGAGCAATCTTAGTTCGAATAACATGAAGAAACTTataataaaatgaaaaaaaaacaaCTACAAAAAATGAATAACATTACTTATGTTGAATAATAAAATCAAGTTCTACACGCACAATGAATAAGATACTAAGACGCACAATGAATAACAAAACCAATCAACTGTTTGATACTAAGACGAGAATAAACCACACACAACACTTACACCCCTTAACTACTAAACTAGATAAATGCTTTACCTGCCACACCATCAAGGGCTAATTTGCAGTAATGGATCGAATTCAAAGTTGGTATATTCCAACATTGGTCCGAGCCTAATCAACTTAGGGACAAGCACATGGTCCCTAATTGCACAAGCCACTGGGTTCTCTAAGTGCAAAACAGCACAAGTCACATTAGCCCGTACGGTCATTGAAAAGACTCGTGTCCATCTCTCATTTCGGTATGACCTCAGCGCATCTTCAATGAATGTGGGTCCAGCATTAAGTGCAGGCGCGAGCTTTTGCACTAAAACAACGACATCTTCTAAAGCACAACAACCACCTTGACCAATATTAGGAGTCATTGGGTGCCACGCATCACCAACCAAAACGACCCCACCTGATGAGGCCGATGGGCTCAGTCCTGGCCACGACCACCTGTCAGCTACTGGGGTCCGGATGATAGTGTCTTCTGGGGTGGCATCTATAACATTTCGAAACTCCAAAGGCCAATTCTTTATTAGTTCTTTTGTTTGTTTCTTCAAGACAAATGGATCTGTAATCTTTGGACCTGCCACCTTACATTTACACAACTATTAGAATAACTAAGGGTGTGTTTGATTAAACATAATGATTAAGCGTTGAACgattcataatctgaatgatttaGATGTTCTGAATGAAAGTGATCGTGAATGACAATAAGTTGTTTAATAATCTTTGTGAATCAGCAATATGAATGAGATACAATTACCTTATTAACGTTTTAAATGAATAAAAAATCAATATACTTGCTTGATAAGTGCAGGATATGATTTAAGTAGGATATTACAGAAAATGAAGGTGCTTAATGATTAAGAGATTGTTTCAACTCTGAAAGGTTCGGGAGCTGAACGATAAAAGTCAGTGACGGAAGATTATAAGGTTATGATTCTGGGGTCTAAATACGTCAAGTTTCAACCTTGATCCCTCCAAATTAAAATTAGAACATCAGCGGCTTATTAAATTCTAGGTTATCATACAGCATGATGTGTCATTCGGATTTCAAAAACAAAAGtcttgaatgctgaatggttcatcaTTCAACGCCGAAtcattcaattaagaggtaaacaaacacatTCTAAGACTGACTAGATAGACGGGTCGGATGGGTTCGGTGATGGGTCAAAACGAGTTTGAGTTTAATTGGGTCCTTTCTGTATAAACAAATTGTGCGCTACTTATGCCTACAAAGACAaattttatataatactaataatttgaaTCTTTGAATAGAAACAATCCTTTAATAAGTATGCATAAAACTAGAATTTGAGCGATTTTAAATCTAACTGACCTAACACTTCCAACCCATACGAACCAACCCGTTTCACATAAAATACAACCTAAGTCGGCTTATTCATAAATAGATTGACCTAAGCTGCCAGTCTAGTTATTATGGGTCAAAACTCACTTCCTTAATGTAAAAAGACTAAACAGCTCTTTATATAGTGACGTCCGTACCTGGTACAGGGCTATTGAAGCACACGAACCAATATACTTTTGTTGGAGAAACTGGGATATAGGCGGCACGTATGCCTCGTCCATAAATGTAATTTACCAGTGACTCATAAGGTTGTCCATCAGGGTAATTTGCAAGCCCACGAAACGAACAATATCCCACATATTTAGGCTCAGAAAAACCCATCCATTTAGCCACCGAAGAGCGAACTCCATCACATCCAATTACCACCTGTTAATATAATGATGATAAGTTTGTTAACTCTACAACTATTGTTACATGAAATTGTTCTTTCTGCAGAGACTAATATCTACCTTGGATGATATTTGAGTACCATTAGCAAGTTGTAGCAAGGTTTCACCATTTTCATTTTTTTCGATCTTTGACAACTTTGAGGAATAAGAAATGGAATCTACAGGTAGTTGTTTAGCCAGAGTTTCCAAAAGAGCTTTTCTTTCAACTACGCGAACCTCTTGACTGTTCACGTATGCACCAAATACAAATTTCGGTGACATAAAGTTGACATGGATAAATAAAGAAATGAGGCTAATAATATACGTACGTTTGATCTTCTTCTTTGAATGTGAATGAGCGTAGAACTCTTCCATTTTCTGTTTTAATCACCATCCTGCATCGTTGATTTGATCAAAAACAATCAGAAAAGGGAGCAACATCAAAATCAAACAAAAATTTAGAACATGGAAGTAACTTAATGTTTTGTTAAATCAAAATCCAGAATAAAGGGTAAATGTCACTAAAAAGGTTACTCATGGCGTATAAATGAGTCACATTTAAACATTACATCGTCTGTAACAACCGGTTGAAAAGGGTCATGGGTCAAACAGGTAAATGGGTCCAAACGGGTCATCTACTTATTACGTTTTACGTCTATATTttacgatttatatatataagaaaatataaaTGTACATATTTGTGATTGCTTTGATAAATGTCTGACGAATGAAACTTGTTGtgctcgacccatttgacccattcacaagaaCCATTTGACCCATCTCTAGTTATTAGCTTTAGGAATTGATACCCATTGGACCCGTTTCTTTAATTTTGGTATAGGACCCAATAGGTTGGTAGGAAACTAGGAACCCTTTAGACCTTTTCTAAGTTTTGGTTTACATTGTCATACCTAATTTCTCTCAAGACCCGCATGACCCAATTGACTCAAATTTAAGAGTATGGGTCTCAATTGTCATGTATAGAAACAACTAAAGTTCCAAATCAGGATAACTAACTAGCAACACTAGATGCAGGGATAATCAATTTGTGCAATGGTGAAACACAATTGAAACCTAGGATCCAAAAAAGAGGTAAGCCAGAGTAATTTAAAGAAAAGTGTTAAATTACAAACATACCCTTGAACCTCAAGGTATTGAGATCTAAGTTCATCACCAACTCCCATTGCATCCAAAATCTTCCAACCATTCTTGAACAAAGTCAGCGAAATTCCTCCGGTTCGCAATGAATCCCCTTGCTCCAGCACCAACGATCGAACCCCCAATCTTTACACCACAAAAACTCTCATCCTAAGTAATAAATTTTCTATCTTTTCGATAGAATGTAAacgaaataaaattaaaaataataatagtaaaaaaaaaaaaaaaaaagatacttgTGTAAAAAAACTGCAGTGGAGAGGCCTGCGACTCCAGCTCCTACGATGACAACTTGTTCCTTTCGAATATCAGATTGTgcactgctgctgctgctgattgTTAGACATCCTGGTTTGGTTGTCGTTTTTGGGTATTTTGTTGAAGAGTAATTGGTGAGGTGATTATGAGTTGTttttagttgatgatgaagatatgGACTTGTTGTGTGAAAAGATAAGAAAGATGAATTGATTGCCGACATTGTTGTGAGTCTGTTTGTGACCACTGTCACAAGTTAAATTGGAATTTTCCCGGGAAATTTTATGACCGTACACAACCTAATTATGGTTTAAAAGTTTTTTTAATCTTTTTCAAATATAAATCACCAAATTACCTTCAAAGTTGTATTTAATTTGGTATTTCATTA includes these proteins:
- the LOC139851706 gene encoding monooxygenase 2-like gives rise to the protein MATISSSFLIFHTPCLHQQTIATQLTNNPRKNYRKTFKRGSLTINSAQSDIRKEEIVIVGAGIAGLATAVSLNKLGVGSLVLEQAETLRTGGTSLTLFKNGWKILDEMGVGDELRSQYFEVQGMEMKTDSERVLRSFEFKEDDPTQEVRTVERGILLETLAKKLPADSISYSSKLAKIEKHENGETLLELANGTKISSKVVIGCDGVRSSVAKWMGFSEPNYVGYCAFRGLADYPNGQPYVRRVTYIYGQGVRAGFAPASKTKVYWFVIFNSPEPGPRITDPLVLKNQTKELIKKWPSELQNIIDATPDDTIIRTPIADRWLWPGLSPRASSGGVVLVGDAWHPMTPNLGQGACSALEDALILVEKLAPALKAGPTVIENAMRSYENERWSRIFSITIKANLFGAVLQSENPVVCAIRDNVLVPKLVRLGTMLEHTNFEFEPLLQTKI
- the LOC139851373 gene encoding monooxygenase 2-like — protein: MGVGDELRSQYLEVQGMVIKTENGRVLRSFTFKEEDQTQEVRVVERKALLETLAKQLPVDSISYSSKLSKIEKNENGETLLQLANGTQISSKVVIGCDGVRSSVAKWMGFSEPKYVGYCSFRGLANYPDGQPYESLVNYIYGRGIRAAYIPVSPTKVYWFVCFNSPVPGPKITDPFVLKKQTKELIKNWPLEFRNVIDATPEDTIIRTPVADRWSWPGLSPSASSGGVVLVGDAWHPMTPNIGQGGCCALEDVVVLVQKLAPALNAGPTFIEDALRSYRNERWTRVFSMTVRANVTCAVLHLENPVACAIRDHVLVPKLIRLGPMLEYTNFEFDPLLQISP